The following DNA comes from Meleagris gallopavo isolate NT-WF06-2002-E0010 breed Aviagen turkey brand Nicholas breeding stock chromosome 13, Turkey_5.1, whole genome shotgun sequence.
gtaattttaaaaatcattattttcatttttaattctgcttctCCATATGTAGTGTAGCAGAGCAGGTGGAGAGGTGGGATCTGACAAACACTGGGAAGGGAGGGCTGTTCCTGGGACGCTGGTGCCTGCAGCGCTCCAACTATGGTGTTTCCTCTTAGAAAAGAGACAGGACAACGCGCGGGTGTATTACGTGAACCACAACACACGGACCACGCAGTGGGAAGACCCTCGCACACAGGGGTAGGTGCCGTGGAAAGAGCAGGGGATGATGCTTGTGGTGGGACACCAAGCACTGAAATGTGGCTGTGAGGGTGCTGAGCCTCTTAGGTTGGGGAGCCAGAATCAAAAGCATGGTGCTGGAGGTGCGAAAGTCCAGGGCAGTCTCCAGGGGGAGCGGCATGAAGCAGGGAGAGACCTCCCAGGTGGCAGAGCGGTGACCCCATCTCTGCCTACAGGATGATCCAGGAGCCACCCCTGCCTCCTGGCTGGGAGATGAAGTACACCAATGAGGGCGTGCGCTACTTTGTGGACCACAATACACGCACCACCACCTTCAAGGACCCGCGGCCAGGATTTGAGTCTGGGTATGTGCttggagctggggctgggggtcGCTTGTTCGCAGCTCATCCACTTGCTTTGTGGCAGGGACGCTCAACATTGGGTGTAGGTGAGTGTAGGGCCTTGCATTGCATGGAGGAGAGCTCCCTGCATGCAGTGGGGGTCAGCTCCCACTTGTGGGCATGGCAGTGTGTGCTGGAGTCGTACCCTGAGTCCATGCTGGTGCTGCTTTTGCAGGAGCAAGCAGGGTGGATCACCAGGTGCGTATGACCGGAGCTTTCGCTGGAAGTACCACCAGTTCCGCTTCCTTTGCCACGTGAGTAGTGCAGCTGAGGGCTGCTGAGCCCCCGGGACTGGGGGTGCTCATGGGTGGGCTGATGGTGTGGGACTGTCATGCCTGCCCATACATGGCCTCGTGTCTGTGCCTTGCAGTCAAATGCCTTGCCCAGCCACGTGAAGATCAGTGTTTCCCGACAGACTCTCTTTGAGGACTCCTTCCAGCAGGTGAGGAGGTGTGGGGGCTCTGGGGGTCGTGGGGCTGTCGCACTTTGAGCATCCCACAGTGACATGCTCCTTGCTCCCCCCATAGATCATGAACATGAAGCCCTATGACCTGCGACGCCGCCTCTACATCATCATGCGTGGTGAGGAGGGCCTGGACTACGGCGGCATCGCCAGGTGAGCGTGGGGCCACATGTTTGCTGTGGGGCAGGGTGAGCCCCCTGTGGCATGAGGCCTTCTGGTAGCAGGGCTCAGGGTTCCTGGCCCTCCTGCAATGCCTGCTCAGGCAGAGGAGGTGAGAACAGTGTGAATTCTGGGAAGGCACTGCGCTTCCCTATCCCTTGTACAGGGAGGGCTGGAGGTCCAGCTGGGCTCTCCTACAACCCCCAGTGCAGAGTGGCCACCGGGCTGAGctgcctctgctccctgcagcctgtAGATAGGCACTGGTGTTTCTTGAGATGGCGGTGTGTGTGCCGGGGCAAATGTGCTGCTGGCTTCTACCATCATCTACCCAGTGGATGGTGCTGTGTGGCACTGGGCTGCGCCTCCAGCTGGAGGGACTGTCTGTCGTCCCCTGGCCAGCTTGCCTAGGTGTCCAGCTCAGTGGTGAGCTTGCATTGCCTCTGCTGTCCCAGAACCTGTGCTGCGGTTTGCTCCCCACCTTCTCCTTCCCAGTGATGCTGCTGCCGGCTGTGGGCAgggctcctgctgcctgcatcTCTCTGTGTCCTGCCAGTGGTTTTACCCTATGGTAGGTTACGTCATGCTGTTCTACCACAGGGTAGAACCACGGACGGGATGCCGGGGCTGCCTCTGCGTCTGAGGACTGCCAGCGGTGGGGGAGCAGAGTGAGGAGCTGTGCCTGTTCCCCACTGCTTGGAGTGGGAGACTGGGGGGTAGGGGAGAAGGTTGTAGAGAAGGATAGCTGGTGTTTGCGAGCACTGTATGTATGTGCACAGGCATGTGTGCACATGTTTGACAGGCTGGATTCATGCAGCTAGATCTTTCTGATGTCTCCAAAGGCACTTTATGGCCAGGTCCTGGGCTGCCCAATACTCAGAGCAGGGCTCAGTGCTTGCCCCGCACCCTGAGGAGCCGGGCGCtgtctgtgcagctgtgctccaCGGTCATGGGGCTGTCCCCACCGCTGGGACAAAGCCTCCCGTGGCAGCCCCGGGTGCTGATGTCTGCTCACCACTATCCCTTTCTCTTGCCCAGGGAGTGGTTCTTCCTCCTGTCCCACGAGGTGCTCAACCCCATGTACTGCCTCTTTGAGTATGCCGGCAAGAACAACTACTGCCTGCAGATCAACCCCGCCTCCTCCATCAACCCCGACCATCTCACATACTTCCGCTTCATTGGCCGTTTCATTGCCATGGTAAGAGCCTGGGGCCGGGGAGATCTGCTTGGCAGGGTCAGCCCCTCTGAGCACTTTCTTGCTCAGTGTGCGCCCAGAGGAGAGTGGCCATGGCAGCATGAGGTGATGTgttgcagggctggggctgggccaTCAGGCTGGGGTCGCAGTTTCCTGAGGCCGTGCCTCCAGCCAGGCCCTTGGCTGCCATCTGGTGCTATCGGCTCTGCAGCTCCGGGGCTGTTTTTAGCCCCAGTAGTGTGAGGTTTTCCAGCTGCCCCTGCTTGGCTCCTCCTGTGTTCTCACCCTCCCCAGAGCCTGGTGGGCACAAGGCTGCAGCAGTATCAGATGGGGCAGGGTCTGCCCAAAATGCTGCGTCCTGCCCAGATTCCCCTGCCCTGCCCCGCGCCTCGCAGGATCCCAATAAAACTCCAGACTATTACTCACCGCTGGGCTGTTCTAGACAAGCGTCTGCATTATTTTTGGCTGCCTTTGCCTTAGGCTCCTGGAAGCCAGGGATTCAGGGAAGCCACGGCAGAGCTCTGTTTAAACAAGTGCTCTTAATAGAGCTGTGAGGGGAGAAGGAGATGCAGTGGAATTCgtggtggggaggggaaggggttGCAAGCCCCATGCTGAGGTTTCAGCCCTGGTCTGCAGGGAGCCGTCCTGGTCCCCCTGACCCCCCCATGCCCACGCCCTGTAGGCTCTGTACCACGGGAAATTCATTGACACCGGCTTCACGCTGCCCTTCTACAAGCGGATGCTGAACAAGCGGCCCACTCTGAAGGACCTGGAATCCATTGATCCAGAATTCTACAACTCCATCATCTGGACCAAGTGAGTACCTCACGCTCCGGGGCTGTGTGAAGGTGTGACAGTGCTCCCCCTGTGGCCCCTCACGTCCTGATGCCCTCTGCAGGGAGAACAGCCTGGAGGAGTGTGGCCTGGAGCTCTACTTCATCCAGGACATGGAGATCTTGGGCAAGGTGACCACCCATGAGCTGAAAGAGGGCGGTGAGAGCATCCGGGTGACAGAGGAGAACAAGGAGGAGTACATCATGTGAGTCCGGTCCTGATGCCCCATTGGGCACCTGGCTTcggagcagtgctgggtgggagtgtggggctggggacgTGGCCCCTTCTTGGCTACGTGGCTTTGACAAGCCCGAGCTGGCGCTGCGCTGTACTGCGGTCTGGCTGCCTGTGGTCTGGGCGGCTGCCAGGGCTCTCAgggaagaggagaggggaaagaggGTGCAACTCCTCGCCTCATCCCACGCTGCTCGCCAGCTTGTGTATTGCGGGGCTGCTGGCGATCACCCGATGGTGACTGCTCCATCCTCAGAGCCTTCTGCTGCTTGTGGGCTGGGAAGCAGTGGGAgggaatcatggaatcatgaaGGGTGAAAAAGATGGTGAGGAGAGCCCCTGTGCCACACACGGACCCCTGCCTGCTTTTGCAGGCTGCTGACGGACTGGAGGTTCACACGGGGTGTGGAGGAGCAAACCAAGGCATTCCTGGATGGCTTCAATGAAGTGGTGCCACTCGAGTGGCTGCGGTACTTTGATGAGAAGGAGCTGGAGGTGAGCAGGCCCTGCCCCAGGCAGGACATTGTGGTGCCCATGGGGTGTGTGAGCTCTGCTCAGCCTCAACCTCTGTTTTCACCCATTGGCTCAGTGGTGTGCCCATCTGAGGCAGCGcgggctgcagggcagggctgcaTATTGGGTCTCTTGGTGAAAACTTCTCATCTGAGGCGAGGAATTCCCTTGTTCGCTTCTGTTGCTTGAGCTCgtgccctgcacagccccaaaGGAGTCAGTGCTGTGAAGCGTGAACACGGGGCTGTATTTCCATCCCCCTGACTGTCCTCCATCCCCAGCTGATGCTGTGCGGCATGCAGGAGATTGACATGAACGACTGGCAGAAGAACACCATCTACCGGCACTACACCAAGAACAGCAAACAGATCCAGTGGTTCTGGCAGGTGAGCCCCGAAGTCTTCATGTGCCATGCTCAGGGCCAGGCACTGCCTGAGGCTTTGGGGTGATGGGGATCCTCCTCCCTGTGCTTGCAGGTGGTGAAGGAGATGGACAACGAGAAGAGGATCCGCCTGCTGCAGTTTGTGACTGGAACGTGCCGCCTGCCTGTTGGGGGCTTCGCGGAGCTCATTGGTGTGTGGCTGTGCTAAGGTTGGGCAGGGAGGGGGATGGTGGCCATGCCTGGCTCTGGTTGCTGGGGCCGAGTGTTCATGTTCCCATTCCAGTAGGGTAGTGATGAAGCTGCAGCGACATCTGAGCGAGGCAGTGTGCTTTGTTGCTTTGCTGGTGCTGTACTGAGACAAATTCCTTTAGCATGAACTGTGCCACTGGAGATAACCTTGTCAGCCCAGTTTGTAATCTCATTTTGAATGAGATTTgagtggttttttgttttgttttgttttttgagtatccttatggtaagggtgacggagcactggagcagattgcccagagaggttgtagagtctccttctatggagatattcaagacctgtctggatgcctacctgtgtgacctattgtaggtaacctgctttagcagggggttggactgtATGATCTCTtgcagtcccttccaacccctatgattctgtgattctgtttttttaattttaattttttgtgcTATGAAACCCCTTTTTTGGAAAACCATAGCGTGGCATTACTCTGTGTCTGCCCTTTaatttgctgctttttgggTCCCCTAACAGCCTGCCCACTGTTTTCTTGGAACTGATGTGTACCAGCTAACTTAACCCATTCGGTTATTCTTACTGCCATATCAGCCTTTTTCCAGCCCCCTGAAGCCAGTCCAGGGCTAACCATTTGTTGAAAGCAGCCTCAGTGACTCAGACCTCCTGAGCCAGGTCCCCTGGAAGTGTACAGACAGACTGCTCAGTCCTGTGGCTCTGCAGAGGATGTGTGTTTCAGTGCTTACTGCTGAGCAACCCACCCTGCACTCTGTGCTGTGTCACTGCATACTCTAGAAAACACTATTGTGCTTTTCCTTTGGATGCTCATCCTCTCTGTAAAGAGCCTCAGAACAGGTTCTGAGTTCAGCTCTGGGTTTGTCTCCCCATGTGCTGTAGCATCGTAGGGCTGAGGCACTCTGCTGCCTGTAGGGCCCATGTAATGAGATTGACTCTGCTCATCATTAACAGGCAGCAATGGGCCTCAGAAATTCTGCATCGATAAAGTTGGCAAAGAGACGTGGCTGCCTCGGAGCCATACGTGGTGAGTGGTTGCTGCGTGACActgggacacgtggggacagcTGCTGGTGTCCCTGTGGGGCTCTGGCTGCCTGTATGCCCTTCTCCCATGGGATGAAGCTGCTGGGGAGACCCGTGGGAGGGGACCCTGTGGTGGGGAGCAGggtggcagcagcactgggctccCTCCCCACTCACAGCGCCCTGTCTCACCAGCTTTAACCGCTTGGATCTGCCTCCCTACAAGAGCTATGAACAGCTGAAGGAGAAGCTGCTGTATGCCATTGAGGAGACGGAAGGCTTTGGCCAGGAGTGACGGagtcctgctgctctcccagcagctccgGCGGtgcttgcagcactgctgcctgtgggATGGTGCGGATGGTGCTGATTCTGTTCTCTTGTTCCTGTGTGAGGtctgcacacacagccctgggAAAGTATCCATGTGTTCCTCCCAACCCAAACTGAAGTTGGGAGGGGAAAGTGGGGGCAgaagcccagccctgctcagcctGGGGCTGAGGAAGGGCCAAACCCAGCCTTGTGCACACAGTGTGCACCACAGCTCCTGTCCCTTTGCTGGGACACGGGGACATGGGTGCTGCGTGGGGTTGTGGGCCGCACTCCTTGTCCCAGAGGCTGCTCCATGTTAGTGAGGTTGTCCCTGCTTGTGGGAAATCGCTGTGCACTTGGAAATGGACACAAGCAGCTTCTGACTGATGCGCTGAAGCCAAGCCCCAGTGTTCTCTGCCGTTTCTTTTGCCCCTCTCCCTGTAGCAGTACTCAGCCCTTCCCCATGTGGCACAGAGCCACCGATGGACTCCAGCCCTGACTTAAGGAGCCAGGCTGGGGCTTTTCCCAGGCTTATTTAAATAAGATCTGGTTTAGGTGTAGGCTATCCCTCCTGTTATTTTTTCAGCCTTCCTGTGGCGTTTCAGTAGATACATTAAGGATGAGAAGTGGGTCTTGAGCTGACTCAGGTGCTCATAAAGATACAATTGCGTTTGGGCCCTATCCCGCTCCCAGCACGGCACTTGGGTGCCTGCAGAGGGGGCTGCAAggtgcaggcagggctgggccTGGCACCATGTTCCACCTTGCTACAGTGTTTCGAGTTGCCAGTGTgcagtgcagccctgtgctgtttGGTATTTAAAGCAAGTGCTGGGAGCTGGTGCCCTGCAGCTTGTGCGAGGCTCGACCACCCCCATCCTGTGCTGTGCCAGGAGTTTCCAGAGCTGTGATAAGGGCAGGATCAGGCCCTGCCCATGCCCCTGCAGTACCCGGGGTGACGGGCCGTGGTGTCCTGGCCGTGGCTCTAGGACAGGGCCCTGGTGAGCAAGCGTTGGTGTGTGTTTATCTGTACATAAATGAAATCGTGGATACAAAGCTCTGCAATAGCTTCTGACCGATAACTGGAGCGTTTTGTACTGCACCATCCTGCCTCGGTGATGCCAATTTCTTGTGCAATAAAAGACAAGCAGCTCTCGCGGTGCGTCCCTGGCTGGTGTTGCAGTGCAGGGACAGCCCCCTGCTCCCCGTGGATGGGGCTGGAGGTTTGGGTACAGGATCTGAGCAATGCTGGTCTGGGGACTGCATGGGGTACTCTCCATGCCCCCATTTCAGGAGCAGGGATGGCTCTGCTCAGAGTTGCCTCTAGGTTTGTTTCCAtgaatacatacatacattgtctgtttttctgtgcacacacacaggcacCTTTCTTGTGTTGAGGGTCTGGCTGGGCACAGCGCCTGCCTGCCTCCCTTAGCCTGTAATCATGCTTGTTAAAAATGGCTCTGGGATGGCTGGCTGGCTGTGGTGCTGTGGCTGTGTGCCTACATTTGGGTGCCATGATGAACGTGTCCTCTGTAATTAGTGGGCTGCAGCCAGGGCGGGAGGGGTGGATATGACTGGCACAGCATGGTGGCACCACCCTCCCGGGGATGTGGTGCCAAAGGGCTTGGATGCTGTCATGCTGTGTGGTGCTGGGGTACTGTGCTGACAGCTGTGAGGCAGCAATGGAAATCAGGCACATGTGAACAGCAGATTCCCTGGGAATTGCAGCTTTTggttcaaaaaaagaaaaatccaacaCAGCAGAACTAAATAAGCCTGCTATTCACACCACCAGGGGCCAGCTAGCATCCCATAATTTTGCCATCactttgcttttcagcagcacTTGCAATGGGTTATTATTTCCTTAATAGACTACTTGTGCTGCACTGTGGGAAACTGCTGCCAGTATGGCACAGCCCACCCTCAGAAATTCATTTGCTATGGGCCTCTTCTGGCTGCATTGCTGCCTCCTGGCCCCAGGCACTGACACAGCTCAGCCCACCCTGGCTGTACCCCATACACCACCAGCTACAGCCAGACCACAGCACCCAACTACAGCAACTCTCTTCTTGTGTCGGCTTCTGCCACTTGAGTCCATCCACACAGCTGTGTTATAATGAATGCAATGAGTATCGAAGCACCAAAAAAGCAGAGCACTTATCATTACTAAGGAAAAGAACCCAGCAGCAAAGTGACTTAGTTTacaagattttttaatttacaaataaaaaaactacACATTTtacttcttctcttttttctcctctttcttgaCATCGCTCTTctccttgtctttttccttctcatctttcctctcctttttactctcttctttttcctgtccttccttcttctctgcATCCCTGTTGGCAATCTTGTTGTTGATAAGGTTGTGCAGGGCAACCACCGAGCGGATAAGAGAAGCCAGGTAAACTACCACCATCTGGTCATTGGTCTTCAGGTAAAAGGCCTTGACAAATTCTTGCAGGTTGACATCCGGTAGCAGGTTGAAGACATCCTGAAGGTGGTAAATGATCTGGTGATTGATGGGTAGCTTGCCCATGGCTACTTTCTCAAGGTAGCTCCTGATGTCCAGAAGCTTGGAGTTCAGTCCCTTCAAGCCATGGACCTGATTTGTGATCCGCTGGGAGAGAGTGCCCACCGTGGTGTCCTTGATGTCTCTGAAACACGGGTAACAAAGATTCAACATTAGCATGTTTGCTGCTTACTCATCAACAAGCTGTGAGTATTCACTAAGAGGTCTTTCCTGTTGATAAAGAACAGCAGTTGCAAGAACAGATGAAGCACTACtaaacaaagcatttcaagTCAAAGAACCAGATCAAACTGATTTGCATTAGAAAAGTATCTAAAATAGGTCATTGTTGTAtgctttcctgcagaaatgctgtcttTGGAATAGTAGTGATAACACCAGTTAGAgggatagaaagaaaaaagccaacagaaTTTCCAACAGGTGAAAAGGCTGTGCAGTTTGTATGACGTTACTGCTCTTTTCCTGGCTAGCAAGCTTTGCCAGTTTGTCAGCTGCAGCTCCGGCAGCCATGGTCCCACTCAGTCCTGCTCTGCGACGTACGCAGGGGCTGAGATGGTTCCAGACCATATTTCAAAGCTTTGAACTGATGACAATGTAGCTGTCATCATTTGATGGAGTTTCAGTGGGCAGTTACACCTTCCACTAGCAATGACTGAACATGCCAAGCAAGACTGCTAAGAGAACACGGTCTTTTAAAACATACACAGCATTTTTCACAAGCTCTGCATTTCCTCCAGGAAGCTGGCACTGGGAGATGCCATATGGACCACGTTCCCTGCTGTGCAAGTCTCACAAGAAAGCTCTCATCTTAAAGGTGTTTACCGTAACAAGTGTTCAACACCAACTTCCTCTGCCTCCTCAGCTCCGATCTCACTAGTCACGTGCTCGAATGTCTTGGAGGTTGGAGTGCCATCCTTTGAGGTGCACAAACACAAGGAGACAGGGTTAGACTACAGCTACAAAGACACAGACATTTTAACACTCATCTTTCAATGAAAACCTTTTCCTAGGAAGGCACAGAAAAACATTAGATACTCACATCATGAACTTCTTCAACTGAAATATAAGCTTCTGTGGGCAGTCCCAGGTCCTTTGGTTTCACATCAATAATCACCAACACcttatggaaaaacaaaacattatagAATACCAGGTTTTTTTCAAGgactggaacaaaacaccttcACACTACAGGCTAGGCAGAGATGTTAACTCCAAGCATTGAAATACGACATCTACAgctgtttaaaatactttgcTGTGAGTTTTTTCCACAAGTTGTATCAACAATTACAAAGGTAGGGGCCAAGGATTCCCATGTCCAcgttcagagaaagaaaaacaaacaaatgaagtgCAGTACTTACAGAGTTTGGACAGTATCTTTTCATCAGTTCATTGATAGCAATGTCATTCTTGTGCAGTTTAGGGCCTGTGTGGTACCAACCAACTATTCTTTCTCTAGCTGAGCAAAACCAGAGAGGATTCTAAATCAGAACCGTgtagcaacaacaacaaaagtattTGGGTGGAGACTGAATTAGCAAATGAACAATCTGACGCATGCAGAAAATGAATGCAAGGCAGGGGAAAATGAATCAGAGGAGGCAAAACAATGGCATGGCTAGTGATGGagacattttacagaaataacCGTACTCCAAGGTTCTTAATTAAACAAGACTATTTCATATAATGCAGTAATTCATATAGCACAGCGATCTGTCAACTTGCAACTCTGACATCTAAGGATACAAAAATTCTAGAAACAGGAACTGTTTCACAAATGTCTCAATCATTTTGAATTGTTGCTAGAGCAAAGAAAATTCATGGAAATTGAAGTTATGACTGAATATTCAGCTTTAATGTCTCAAATGAAGTAGTGAAGAGTAATAGAATTATTAACGAAAACATGAGTTTgtaatatttgtaaatattacATAAACCAAAATATGTTCTTTtgttcataaaaaaaaacaatttctgagcAAATCTGCACAGAAGTTATACAAGAGAAACATATGTAATTCTTTAGAAATAGCAGCATTTATGAAATCTAACTAATTCTGAAGATACAAAGCTGTCAGACTTAGGAAAATTAATAAGGTATGAAAGAATGTGTTAGAAACACAAACTACTTGCACAAATTAACCCATGGAAAACCATTAGCAAAAGAGAAGCTACATAAGGAATTAGCATGGAGAGGCTTCTTACCTGGGCACATCTTTTCCTGCTTAGCTATGAAAGCACCTTCTCATGTGGACAAAGTTAAAAGTTTCTAGGAGTGTATCCATGCAAGGCAACCTAAACTTACCGTTGACCTTCTTAAACATTCCATACATGTTCTCCAGATAGTCGTGGTCCAGAAACCACACAGTATCATCCTTGTCGTCTTCATCAAAAGGTACTGGcaataaaatgttaatatttaagAAACCAATTTTCTGACTAGAAGTATTTGTAGAAACACCATGTTTTAGGATAGCTCTGGCTGCTAAGGGCAATTGGATCTTAATCAATTTCAACTGCTCCGCAATGTTACGCTGTGAATGCAAAACTACAGTGCAATTCTTTCTCCTAACTGCCAACAGTTTTAAAACAGAGGAATAAAATGCAAAGCGTTCTGACAGTTATCCTCGGTGGCCAACATCAAAGCGTCAGAGGGAAATTCTCCCCTGCACAACAGTAACTGCATGGTATGCTTACACATTTGATACAATAAACAGGATCCCAGCAGACTTTGCAGTTTGTTGATCAACAAAGAGCAAAAGGATGCATAAGATCACCATAGGATGCATTTCATCAACACTTTTACAGACTGGTAGAACATAAAGAGGCACTTTAGGGAAGGACCAGTTATCCCTGAGTAGAGGATGAGTGATTTTGTCAGTCAGCGTGTATacaggggcacactgctggttttgAGAACAGCACTCTCAGCATTTTGATTTACGGGAATATTAAAGCTTCAAAGTTGAAAGGCCATCATAGTaccaaaaaaatcccaaacctcTTTTCAACTCAAAGGGTAAAAAAGATCTTCCAGAATtggcaaagaaaaaagtcattatGTGGGAGAACTCCTTACAACTGTGAAACTCCATAAACTGAGATATTTCTGCTTTGTCACAGAGCAGCCCCACCGGGGAGGAAATGATATAACACAAATAGGGGACGTGAACTCAAAAATTACTCCTGATATCacatgaaaggagaaaggagcGCTTTAACTGGACCAAATCTGAGGATGACATCTTCCCATAAGCAGTTACAGCCACaagagcactgagcagagaTGTGTTCCACAAGCTGAGATGCGGAGCACTCAGCAGAGGTCAGCACGTCCAATGCAGCAAAACATAGCAGCACTTCAAAAAAAGTTTAcccctgctgctggagcacgGCACACTGCAGCGCTGCAGGGAGACTGCAGGGCGAGACAGGCTCCAATGGGGCACTTCAACAGCGGGCAGCTGGCACTtaagtttcacagaatcacaaaatcatggtgctggaagggacctctggagatcgcCCAGTCCAGCCCCAACTAAAGCAGAGGATCCCTAGACTTCGATACAGGCCGATCCGTACAGGAGGAGGACCTGTAAGCTGGCAAAGCGGCTTAGGGACAAACATACAGTGCAGCCTTTAAATCTCGTCCTAAT
Coding sequences within:
- the PSMD7 gene encoding 26S proteasome non-ATPase regulatory subunit 7, giving the protein MYGMFKKVNARERIVGWYHTGPKLHKNDIAINELMKRYCPNSVLVIIDVKPKDLGLPTEAYISVEEVHDDGTPTSKTFEHVTSEIGAEEAEEVGVEHLLRDIKDTTVGTLSQRITNQVHGLKGLNSKLLDIRSYLEKVAMGKLPINHQIIYHLQDVFNLLPDVNLQEFVKAFYLKTNDQMVVVYLASLIRSVVALHNLINNKIANRDAEKKEGQEKEESKKERKDEKEKDKEKSDVKKEEKKEKK
- the WWP2 gene encoding NEDD4-like E3 ubiquitin-protein ligase WWP2; this encodes MIQEPPLPPGWEMKYTNEGVRYFVDHNTRTTTFKDPRPGFESGSKQGGSPGAYDRSFRWKYHQFRFLCHSNALPSHVKISVSRQTLFEDSFQQIMNMKPYDLRRRLYIIMRGEEGLDYGGIAREWFFLLSHEVLNPMYCLFEYAGKNNYCLQINPASSINPDHLTYFRFIGRFIAMALYHGKFIDTGFTLPFYKRMLNKRPTLKDLESIDPEFYNSIIWTKENSLEECGLELYFIQDMEILGKVTTHELKEGGESIRVTEENKEEYIMLLTDWRFTRGVEEQTKAFLDGFNEVVPLEWLRYFDEKELELMLCGMQEIDMNDWQKNTIYRHYTKNSKQIQWFWQVVKEMDNEKRIRLLQFVTGTCRLPVGGFAELIGSNGPQKFCIDKVGKETWLPRSHTCFNRLDLPPYKSYEQLKEKLLYAIEETEGFGQE